The following proteins are co-located in the Polystyrenella longa genome:
- a CDS encoding DUF1254 domain-containing protein: MKETPLKKISRFSSLPFAAIGALVLGACGSVFAQISEEAMNVIAIPDKVETAIGQLEFFDGVPNDYTIDKLYDNLDRMRGVEVYLNHSGAGSLNAMRKGNASIGADSSNKVTITEQLLKPASLYLTGNTSTLYALTYLDLKSDGPLVVELPPGMLGFLDDAWFRFIGNLGVIGPDKGKGGKYLLLPPNYSGEEPEGYFIVKLPTYNNLMFLRGSIAKGLDPAVENIKSKLRIYPLAKAKNPPATEFINMSGKSYSTIVTHDFSFFEDLNELVQVEPIDAIGPEMRGQLAAIGIVKGKPFNPDSRMQKLLNEAAILGNATARAISYQPRIDGVFIYPDTNSSWTTAYANKNTSFEADGVMNLDARPLFYFNATGVTPAMATSHPGAGSDYALAYLDADKKAFDGSKTYKLHLPPHVPINNFWAVTLYDTQTRSLLQTSQTFPTVGSQSEGFQKNKDGSYDVYFGPKAPEGKESNWLETISGKSWFTILRMYGPLEPWIKKTWRPGEIEPVK, encoded by the coding sequence ATGAAAGAAACTCCATTGAAAAAAATATCAAGATTCAGCTCCCTGCCATTCGCCGCCATTGGCGCATTGGTCCTCGGCGCCTGCGGTTCCGTGTTCGCCCAGATTTCAGAAGAAGCGATGAACGTCATTGCCATCCCCGACAAGGTCGAGACAGCGATCGGCCAACTCGAATTCTTCGACGGTGTGCCGAACGATTACACCATCGACAAGCTTTACGACAATCTCGACCGGATGCGGGGAGTTGAGGTTTACCTGAATCACTCGGGTGCAGGTTCACTCAATGCCATGCGTAAAGGCAACGCCAGCATCGGTGCGGACTCATCGAACAAAGTCACGATCACCGAGCAACTCCTCAAACCCGCGTCGCTTTATCTTACCGGCAACACCTCAACCTTATATGCCCTCACCTACCTCGACCTGAAATCCGACGGCCCGCTGGTCGTCGAGCTTCCTCCTGGTATGTTGGGATTCCTCGATGACGCTTGGTTCCGTTTCATCGGCAACCTCGGCGTGATCGGTCCGGACAAAGGCAAGGGGGGCAAGTATTTGCTGCTTCCCCCGAACTACAGCGGAGAAGAACCCGAGGGTTACTTCATCGTCAAGCTCCCCACTTACAACAACCTGATGTTCCTGCGAGGCTCGATCGCGAAGGGACTGGATCCTGCGGTGGAGAACATCAAATCGAAGCTCCGAATCTACCCTCTTGCCAAGGCGAAAAATCCTCCCGCCACTGAGTTCATTAACATGTCCGGCAAGAGCTACAGTACGATCGTTACCCACGATTTCAGTTTCTTCGAGGATCTCAACGAGTTGGTGCAAGTCGAACCCATCGATGCGATCGGGCCGGAAATGCGTGGTCAACTCGCGGCGATTGGCATCGTCAAAGGCAAGCCTTTCAATCCCGATTCCCGCATGCAGAAACTGTTGAATGAAGCCGCCATTCTCGGCAATGCTACAGCCCGCGCCATCTCCTATCAGCCACGCATTGACGGCGTATTCATCTATCCTGATACCAATAGCTCGTGGACGACGGCCTACGCGAACAAAAACACTTCCTTCGAGGCCGATGGAGTAATGAATCTGGATGCTCGACCGTTGTTTTACTTCAACGCAACCGGCGTCACGCCCGCCATGGCGACAAGCCACCCCGGAGCAGGTTCCGATTACGCACTGGCGTATCTTGATGCAGACAAGAAGGCATTCGATGGCTCGAAAACCTACAAGCTCCATCTACCGCCCCACGTTCCGATCAACAACTTTTGGGCAGTCACGCTCTACGACACGCAAACGCGGTCGTTACTTCAAACCAGCCAGACTTTTCCAACTGTCGGCAGCCAAAGCGAAGGATTCCAGAAAAACAAAGATGGCTCCTACGACGTCTATTTTGGCCCGAAAGCTCCGGAAGGTAAAGAGAGTAACTGGTTGGAAACCATTTCTGGTAAGAGCTGGTTCACGATTCTGCGCATGTATGGGCCTCTGGAGCCATGGATCAAGAAGACCTGGCGACCCGGTGAGATCGAGCCAGTGAAATAA
- a CDS encoding DUF1254 domain-containing protein: MFTACNQKSTNSVDISAPPSPEETKDLAEEGFIYGLPIVMNYAVMYEYAVDKGGSQFKAPFNQLKNEPRVYTYKDTAVITPNSDTPYSFTWLDLRAEPIVLTVPAVEKKRYYAVMMCDGNTYNYGYIGSRATGNDPGSFMVVGPDWKGEKPEGIKEVFTSTTPFSLVAYRTQLFDPEDMPNVIKVQEGYQVEPLSAFLKQPAPAAAPAIDFSPATTAGIKENFWSYLDAALEYVPETEMDKDIRTKLATIGIGPNKNFDMKELSTEHQQAIVEGMKAGDEKISTFLASGMTDVNGWQIGSLPGDEAHYNGDWLKRSGTAKAGLYGNSAVEAVYPLTRVDGNGETLDCSKSNYTITFPAGQYPPVNAFWSVTMYDGNSQYLIENPINRYLINSPMIPNMKKGEDGSLTLYIQKDNPGSDLEANWLPAPNDTVYLVMRLYWPTTESPSVLPPGKGSWKPPGIEKSK; the protein is encoded by the coding sequence ATGTTCACTGCCTGTAACCAAAAGAGTACTAATTCCGTCGACATATCGGCACCTCCTTCACCTGAGGAAACCAAAGACCTCGCCGAGGAGGGCTTCATCTACGGCCTTCCAATCGTGATGAACTACGCAGTGATGTATGAATACGCAGTCGATAAGGGGGGCAGCCAGTTCAAGGCACCGTTCAACCAACTCAAGAACGAGCCGCGTGTTTACACTTACAAGGACACGGCGGTCATCACACCGAATAGCGACACGCCCTATTCCTTTACCTGGCTCGACCTGCGAGCCGAACCGATCGTCCTGACCGTTCCTGCAGTCGAAAAGAAACGCTATTACGCCGTTATGATGTGCGACGGTAATACTTACAACTACGGGTATATCGGCAGTCGCGCCACCGGCAACGATCCCGGTAGCTTCATGGTCGTCGGACCCGATTGGAAAGGCGAAAAGCCTGAAGGCATCAAGGAAGTCTTCACTTCCACCACGCCCTTCTCCCTCGTAGCTTACCGCACCCAGCTCTTTGACCCTGAAGACATGCCGAACGTGATCAAAGTTCAGGAAGGCTACCAAGTTGAGCCGCTTTCCGCCTTCCTTAAACAACCCGCACCTGCCGCCGCTCCCGCGATCGACTTCAGTCCAGCTACCACCGCCGGCATCAAGGAGAACTTCTGGAGCTACCTCGACGCCGCACTTGAATACGTTCCTGAAACGGAGATGGACAAGGACATCCGCACCAAGCTCGCAACCATCGGCATTGGCCCGAATAAGAACTTCGACATGAAGGAACTTTCGACGGAGCACCAACAAGCCATCGTTGAAGGGATGAAGGCCGGTGACGAAAAAATCAGCACATTCCTGGCCTCGGGAATGACTGACGTCAATGGTTGGCAGATTGGCTCCCTCCCGGGTGACGAAGCTCACTACAACGGCGATTGGCTCAAACGTTCCGGCACCGCCAAAGCAGGCCTCTATGGCAACAGCGCTGTCGAGGCCGTTTATCCGTTGACCCGCGTGGACGGCAATGGCGAGACACTCGATTGCAGCAAAAGCAACTACACCATCACCTTTCCTGCAGGGCAGTACCCGCCGGTGAATGCTTTCTGGTCGGTTACCATGTATGATGGCAACTCCCAGTATCTGATCGAAAACCCGATCAATCGTTACCTTATCAACTCACCAATGATTCCGAACATGAAAAAGGGCGAGGACGGATCTCTCACTCTTTATATTCAGAAAGACAACCCCGGAAGCGACCTGGAGGCCAACTGGCTCCCCGCTCCAAACGACACCGTCTATCTCGTGATGCGACTCTACTGGCCGACAACCGAGTCACCGTCCGTCCTCCCTCCTGGCAAAGGGAGTTGGAAACCACCGGGCATCGAGAAGTCAAAATAA